One genomic region from Halobacteriovorax vibrionivorans encodes:
- a CDS encoding flagellin N-terminal helical domain-containing protein — MGLRINTNVASLNAQRNLRGTRLGMQQSLEKLSSGQRINRAGDDAAGLAISENLKAQIRGLGQAERNAEDGISLVQIAEGALGEVSNILIRLRELSVQAASDTIGSTERKFLNVEFEQLTSEIDRIANSTEFNRVPLLNGTGAVFDIQIGTRNDPISDRLTFDASSADVNVAALGLNLASVADKISAQNSLSSIDQAIISVSGIRADFGALQNRLQSTVNNIATSIENLSAANSRVRDTDVAAETANLTKQNILMTAGTSVLAQANTSTNSALSLIQAASQG, encoded by the coding sequence ATGGGACTACGAATTAACACGAACGTTGCATCTCTAAACGCACAGAGGAACCTACGTGGAACACGTCTTGGTATGCAACAATCTCTAGAAAAATTATCATCAGGTCAAAGAATCAACAGAGCAGGTGACGATGCCGCAGGTCTAGCGATTTCTGAAAACTTAAAGGCACAAATTAGAGGTCTTGGACAAGCAGAAAGAAACGCAGAAGATGGGATCTCTTTAGTTCAAATTGCTGAAGGGGCTTTAGGGGAAGTTTCAAACATCCTAATCCGTCTTAGAGAACTGTCTGTACAAGCCGCTTCGGATACTATCGGTTCAACAGAAAGAAAGTTTCTTAACGTTGAATTTGAGCAACTTACATCAGAAATTGATCGTATTGCTAACTCAACAGAATTCAATAGAGTACCACTACTAAATGGTACAGGTGCAGTTTTTGATATTCAGATCGGGACGCGTAATGACCCTATATCTGACCGTCTAACATTCGACGCTTCATCAGCAGATGTTAACGTCGCTGCCCTAGGTCTTAACCTTGCATCAGTTGCTGATAAGATTTCTGCACAGAACTCTCTATCATCAATCGATCAAGCAATTATTTCAGTTTCTGGTATTAGAGCAGACTTTGGTGCCCTTCAAAACAGACTTCAATCAACGGTAAACAATATCGCAACGTCGATTGAAAACTTAAGTGCAGCAAACTCTCGTGTAAGAGACACAGATGTCGCAGCAGAAACTGCAAACTTAACGAAACAAAATATTTTAATGACTGCCGGTACTTCGGTTCTTGCGCAAGCGAACACAAGTACAAATAGTGCACTAAGCTTAATCCAGGCAGCATCTCAAGGGTAA
- a CDS encoding flagellin N-terminal helical domain-containing protein, producing MGIRINTNVASIAAQRAMSLTNKRVGDNLRKLSSGERITRAGDDAAGLAISENLKAQIRGMRQAKRNANDAISLVQVAEGGLNEVSNIIIRLRELAVQTSSDTIGDTERSFSDIEFQQLKEEIDRIAKSTNFNGVQLLDGTGGRLEFQVGIHNDPTLDRLTYDAAGSDATITALGLAADSIATKEGSQSVLKKLDDALVEINGQRANMGALQNRLSSTVNNLGISDENLSAAKSRIRDVDVAKETADMAKNNILIQAGASVLGQANQVPNVALKLIG from the coding sequence ATGGGAATCAGAATTAATACAAATGTGGCATCAATCGCAGCACAAAGAGCAATGTCACTTACAAATAAAAGAGTTGGAGATAACTTAAGAAAACTATCATCAGGTGAACGTATTACGAGGGCCGGTGATGACGCCGCTGGACTGGCAATTAGTGAAAACTTAAAAGCACAGATCAGAGGTATGAGGCAAGCAAAGAGAAACGCAAACGATGCTATCTCTCTTGTCCAAGTAGCAGAAGGTGGATTAAATGAAGTATCAAATATTATCATTCGTCTTAGAGAGCTTGCAGTGCAGACTTCCTCTGACACGATCGGTGATACTGAACGATCATTTTCAGACATCGAATTCCAACAGCTTAAAGAAGAGATCGACAGAATTGCTAAGTCGACTAACTTTAACGGAGTTCAGCTACTGGATGGAACAGGTGGTAGACTTGAGTTTCAAGTCGGGATTCACAATGATCCAACGCTCGATCGACTCACGTACGACGCAGCAGGATCAGACGCAACAATTACCGCTCTTGGGCTTGCCGCTGACAGTATCGCAACTAAAGAAGGATCTCAATCCGTTCTTAAGAAACTTGATGATGCGTTGGTTGAAATCAACGGACAGCGTGCAAATATGGGTGCGCTCCAAAACCGACTTTCGTCAACTGTTAACAACTTGGGAATTAGCGATGAGAACCTAAGTGCAGCTAAATCGCGAATAAGAGATGTGGACGTGGCCAAGGAAACAGCAGATATGGCCAAAAATAACATTCTTATTCAGGCGGGAGCCTCTGTTCTTGGACAGGCAAACCAAGTGCCAAATGTGGCATTAAAACTAATTGGATAA
- a CDS encoding sugar nucleotide-binding protein, whose protein sequence is MSELKPKTILIFGISSFVGSSLAEFFKRDYKVVGTYCQNPVSIRGITTLPCDVLNKQEVQLVLYTFKPDITIYAVGKSSIVDCALSERSADALNTSGLFNVSDSCQRYKSQVVYLSSNFVFSGESDEYMELDIPDATTTYGKTQAAAEFYIQKSSLNYLIFRVCRLYGRGGVHTRRNLFEKIQYKLHLREEFELDDYVKTGFLDVDYLGMVIKICIERKLKNRLLQISSSDFMSTYAFGKLYCEKFHEPAKLISSGKWPYPIMSSAKVGDNHSGYLNFNMNIANAEGYLHLRLPTVEESLEYSAQKMRTLADNKEASESKDSINYI, encoded by the coding sequence ATGAGTGAACTTAAACCTAAGACTATTCTAATCTTTGGGATCTCTTCTTTTGTAGGATCATCTTTAGCGGAATTCTTTAAAAGAGACTACAAGGTCGTGGGGACATATTGTCAAAACCCCGTATCAATCAGGGGAATTACGACTTTGCCTTGTGATGTTTTAAATAAGCAAGAAGTTCAACTTGTCCTTTATACTTTTAAGCCAGATATCACTATATATGCTGTAGGGAAGTCGTCAATTGTAGATTGCGCACTTTCTGAAAGAAGTGCCGACGCATTGAATACGAGTGGTCTATTTAACGTTTCAGATTCTTGTCAGCGCTATAAGTCTCAAGTTGTTTATCTTTCTTCCAACTTTGTTTTCTCTGGTGAGTCTGATGAATATATGGAGCTTGATATACCTGATGCGACAACTACATATGGAAAAACTCAAGCGGCTGCTGAATTTTATATTCAAAAATCATCTTTAAACTATTTGATCTTTCGCGTGTGTCGACTATACGGTCGTGGTGGCGTGCACACTCGAAGAAATCTCTTTGAAAAGATACAGTATAAGCTACATTTGAGAGAGGAGTTTGAACTCGATGATTATGTTAAGACAGGCTTTCTCGATGTGGACTACTTAGGGATGGTTATAAAAATCTGTATTGAAAGAAAGCTTAAAAATAGATTATTGCAAATAAGCTCATCTGACTTTATGTCGACCTATGCATTTGGAAAGCTATATTGTGAAAAGTTTCACGAACCTGCAAAGTTAATTAGTTCAGGAAAATGGCCTTATCCGATTATGAGCAGTGCTAAAGTTGGAGATAATCATAGTGGTTATCTAAACTTTAATATGAATATTGCCAATGCCGAAGGCTATCTTCACTTAAGACTTCCAACGGTTGAAGAATCACTTGAGTATTCTGCGCAAAAAATGCGAACGCTTGCTGATAACAAAGAAGCATCAGAGTCTAAGGATTCAATCAACTATATTTAA
- a CDS encoding Flp family type IVb pilin gives MKTLLAFLKDEEGQTSTEYILLVAVAAMLVMKFREKASQGIEQLTDGVFGNTSNLLQDLQGGN, from the coding sequence ATGAAAACCTTACTAGCGTTTCTTAAAGACGAAGAAGGTCAAACATCAACAGAGTATATCTTACTTGTTGCTGTTGCTGCGATGTTAGTTATGAAGTTTAGAGAGAAAGCTTCTCAAGGGATTGAACAGCTTACAGATGGTGTATTTGGTAATACATCTAATCTACTGCAAGATCTCCAAGGCGGTAATTAA
- a CDS encoding Flp family type IVb pilin produces the protein MLRQSQSGQALIEYIFILAFFAGISIAMARGIGTYTTGFFKSFAFHLSQELSTGACPRGCWHSPFVNGNE, from the coding sequence ATGTTACGTCAGTCACAAAGCGGTCAGGCTTTAATCGAGTATATATTTATCTTAGCTTTCTTTGCGGGAATTTCTATTGCTATGGCAAGAGGGATTGGTACGTATACTACTGGCTTCTTTAAAAGTTTTGCATTTCATTTATCGCAAGAACTCTCTACTGGAGCATGCCCAAGAGGTTGCTGGCATTCACCTTTTGTAAATGGAAATGAGTAA
- a CDS encoding prepilin peptidase: protein MPVSVFIFLLVQLIYISYIDIQSRKIANAWSIGNIFLFIVLLFFFPNSYNLSVQTFLFPLGIFCAGFLLFILKIMGGGDSKYLASLFLIIPVEIQEQAFISLAVVTVIVGLSVFITNILKNWDFIVKAFKEGNLFQIKRIFGKKFAFAPVILVSWIFLGWKIKELIYF from the coding sequence ATGCCAGTTAGTGTTTTTATTTTTCTTCTCGTTCAATTAATTTATATTTCTTATATTGATATTCAATCAAGAAAAATAGCCAATGCATGGTCAATTGGTAATATCTTTCTCTTTATTGTGTTGTTATTCTTTTTTCCAAATTCTTATAACCTAAGTGTTCAAACTTTTCTTTTTCCATTGGGGATATTTTGTGCCGGTTTTCTTCTTTTTATTTTAAAGATAATGGGAGGGGGAGACTCGAAATATTTAGCAAGTTTGTTTCTTATTATTCCTGTTGAAATTCAAGAACAAGCATTCATCTCTTTGGCCGTTGTTACAGTGATTGTGGGGCTATCCGTATTTATTACTAATATACTCAAGAATTGGGATTTTATAGTAAAGGCTTTCAAAGAAGGTAACCTGTTTCAGATAAAACGTATATTTGGGAAGAAATTTGCATTTGCTCCTGTTATACTAGTTTCATGGATTTTTCTAGGATGGAAAATAAAAGAACTCATTTACTTCTAA
- the cpaB gene encoding Flp pilus assembly protein CpaB — protein MNTRAFTLALVIAMVAMFMVHTYIEDQQSALIKKYGTMSSVLVAKEDIREFDLLDETKVSIVTVPQKFLAPGSFKTVKEIENTIATVPILKGEQITKPRVTYPGESTGLSREVTVGMRAIAFQVDERSSVGKLIRPGDRVDVLAPMDYTGGARMDRQKIVTILQDVRVLSTGKSVSNNIPLIGVKTADVVRKMKLNTYSNYTTVTLELSPFQAQKLTHLYLFQSNKPILTLRNINDGEKQLIEGTRLYDILSDADRNEARAYFNEKYKKKN, from the coding sequence ATGAATACAAGAGCTTTTACCCTGGCCCTAGTTATTGCAATGGTCGCAATGTTTATGGTCCATACATATATTGAAGACCAGCAGTCAGCGCTAATTAAAAAGTACGGAACAATGAGTTCTGTTCTCGTTGCAAAAGAAGATATTCGAGAGTTCGATCTACTAGATGAAACGAAGGTTTCGATTGTAACTGTTCCTCAGAAGTTCTTAGCACCCGGAAGTTTTAAAACAGTTAAAGAAATTGAAAATACAATTGCCACTGTTCCTATTTTAAAAGGGGAGCAAATCACAAAACCTCGTGTAACTTATCCAGGAGAGAGTACTGGACTTTCTAGAGAAGTTACTGTTGGTATGAGGGCCATCGCATTCCAAGTTGATGAAAGAAGTTCTGTAGGAAAACTTATTCGTCCAGGTGATCGTGTCGATGTACTTGCACCGATGGATTACACTGGTGGAGCGAGAATGGATCGTCAAAAAATTGTAACGATTCTACAAGATGTAAGAGTTCTATCAACAGGTAAAAGTGTATCTAATAATATTCCACTCATTGGTGTAAAGACGGCCGATGTCGTTCGAAAAATGAAGCTTAATACTTATTCAAATTATACAACAGTAACGCTTGAATTAAGTCCATTCCAAGCACAAAAGCTAACACACCTTTATCTCTTCCAATCAAATAAACCGATCTTAACTTTAAGAAATATTAATGATGGAGAGAAACAACTAATTGAAGGAACAAGGCTATACGATATTTTATCAGATGCAGATCGTAACGAGGCAAGAGCTTACTTTAATGAAAAGTATAAGAAGAAAAATTAA
- a CDS encoding pilus assembly protein N-terminal domain-containing protein, producing MYIFKILIIFSMTFMSFAQQSSSGIGVQEEKVEVVLGIDKVLPIDFRITSRSVQVANQRILKVQPVNTAAGTSELVLKGEAPGITSVTVRDRLGAIKKRYLVTVTATEKSKLISEIKEQLGPIEGLEINLRGGKVFVEGKIIVPGDIGRIVKVLEDYPDVKNLVEVSPQTYLIISREMQEGLRRNNLKDVTVRFFNNSYLLEGIVNSEEESALAVKIAATYLPDRIESLARRTDSVQQLGRDEIIKNFLAINRKPQPPQPSKLIKITAQFVELSKDYNRVFGFKWNPSVGTTGGQIIFGRGENGGTITTSSSGNFGGTINQLFPKLSSAKAAGYARIVQSGMVITKDGEKAKLSKGSERNVAVGTGEFQQAKVIEAGFNLDVTPKILQEEKINLDIVLGVSSSQGADKQTNSLDTKLIVKSRESAVVGGISINKTATEYDKDPPDGVSSTQSDDSDSSVQTFSLFSFVRSKDVSKSKEQFVVFITPEIIESASTGTEDIKRKFRKRGP from the coding sequence ATGTATATATTTAAAATCTTAATCATATTCTCAATGACTTTTATGAGTTTTGCGCAGCAAAGCTCTTCAGGTATTGGTGTACAAGAAGAAAAAGTCGAAGTTGTTCTGGGTATTGATAAAGTACTTCCAATAGACTTTCGTATTACTTCAAGAAGTGTTCAAGTTGCAAATCAAAGAATCTTAAAAGTACAACCTGTAAATACAGCAGCAGGAACTAGTGAGCTTGTTTTAAAAGGTGAAGCCCCTGGTATTACTTCCGTGACAGTTCGAGATCGCCTTGGTGCTATCAAAAAGAGATACCTTGTTACGGTAACAGCAACAGAAAAGTCAAAACTTATCTCTGAAATTAAAGAGCAATTAGGGCCAATTGAAGGGCTTGAAATTAACCTTCGTGGTGGAAAAGTCTTTGTTGAAGGAAAGATCATTGTTCCAGGTGATATTGGTCGAATTGTAAAAGTATTAGAAGATTACCCTGATGTGAAAAACTTAGTTGAAGTTTCACCTCAAACCTATTTGATTATTTCTCGAGAAATGCAAGAAGGATTACGTCGTAATAATTTAAAAGATGTAACAGTTAGGTTTTTTAATAACTCTTATCTACTTGAAGGGATTGTAAATTCAGAAGAAGAAAGTGCTCTTGCAGTGAAAATTGCGGCCACTTATTTACCGGATCGTATCGAGAGTTTAGCAAGACGTACTGACTCGGTTCAACAGTTGGGTCGTGATGAAATTATTAAAAACTTTCTTGCAATTAATAGAAAACCACAACCACCTCAGCCTTCAAAGCTTATTAAGATTACAGCTCAATTCGTCGAGTTGTCTAAAGATTATAATCGAGTCTTTGGCTTTAAGTGGAATCCAAGCGTTGGAACCACTGGTGGTCAGATTATTTTTGGCCGTGGTGAAAACGGGGGAACAATTACAACTTCTTCAAGTGGAAACTTCGGTGGAACAATAAATCAATTATTTCCTAAGCTAAGTTCTGCTAAGGCCGCTGGATATGCACGTATTGTTCAATCTGGAATGGTGATTACAAAAGATGGTGAAAAAGCCAAGCTCTCTAAAGGTTCAGAAAGAAATGTTGCGGTAGGTACTGGAGAGTTTCAACAGGCAAAAGTAATTGAAGCTGGCTTTAACTTAGACGTAACACCAAAGATTCTTCAAGAAGAGAAGATCAATCTCGATATTGTCCTAGGTGTTTCTTCTTCACAAGGTGCAGATAAACAAACAAATTCATTAGATACAAAGTTAATTGTTAAATCAAGAGAGTCAGCTGTTGTAGGTGGTATTTCCATTAATAAGACAGCAACAGAATACGATAAAGATCCTCCAGATGGTGTTTCAAGTACTCAGAGTGATGACTCTGACTCATCAGTTCAGACATTTTCATTATTCTCATTTGTCCGTTCAAAAGATGTTTCAAAGTCAAAGGAACAATTTGTTGTTTTTATTACTCCTGAGATTATTGAAAGTGCATCAACTGGAACTGAGGATATAAAAAGAAAGTTTAGAAAGAGGGGGCCATAA